One Luteolibacter flavescens DNA window includes the following coding sequences:
- a CDS encoding D-2-hydroxyacid dehydrogenase, which translates to MKIFTDLSTSPELLEYLREGIAPHELLLPAQSGASVLADVPTDPLMQEADIVLGQPRVDAVLSSPKLKWLQVSTAGYTRYDTADFRAAVKEKGVPVSNSSHVYDDACAEHVIAFMLANARQLPRNLKSRCANGSAEWNGLRRDCKLLQEQSLLIVGYGAIAERVIELLQPFRMSITAMRRTVRGDEKVKIVTPDEVSAALAEADHVINILPDNAESLHWFNAARFAQMKPGAIYYNIGRGTTTQQDDLAATLKSGHLGAAWLDVTDPEPLPDDHVLWTCETCHITPHTAGGQYDEARVLIRHFIENLRRFEKGEKLVNRIM; encoded by the coding sequence ATGAAAATCTTCACTGACCTCAGCACCTCGCCGGAACTCCTGGAGTATCTCCGCGAAGGGATCGCCCCTCACGAACTGCTGCTGCCCGCGCAAAGCGGTGCCTCCGTGCTCGCCGACGTGCCGACCGATCCCCTGATGCAGGAGGCGGACATCGTGCTCGGCCAGCCGCGCGTGGATGCCGTGCTTTCCTCGCCAAAGCTGAAGTGGCTGCAGGTCAGCACCGCGGGCTACACTCGCTACGATACCGCCGACTTCCGTGCAGCCGTGAAGGAAAAGGGTGTCCCGGTTTCCAACAGTTCGCATGTTTATGACGATGCCTGCGCGGAACACGTGATCGCCTTCATGCTGGCAAATGCCCGCCAGCTTCCGCGCAACCTGAAGTCACGATGCGCGAATGGCTCCGCCGAGTGGAATGGCCTGCGCCGGGACTGCAAGCTACTGCAGGAGCAATCCCTGCTCATCGTCGGCTACGGCGCGATCGCGGAGCGTGTGATCGAGCTGCTGCAGCCCTTCCGCATGAGCATCACCGCGATGCGCCGCACGGTTCGTGGCGACGAGAAGGTGAAGATCGTCACTCCAGACGAAGTTTCCGCCGCCCTCGCGGAAGCCGACCACGTCATCAACATCCTGCCCGACAACGCGGAGTCGCTGCATTGGTTCAATGCCGCCCGGTTCGCCCAGATGAAGCCGGGAGCGATCTACTACAATATCGGCCGCGGCACCACGACCCAGCAGGACGACCTCGCCGCGACCCTCAAGTCCGGCCACCTCGGTGCCGCCTGGCTCGACGTCACCGACCCGGAGCCACTGCCCGACGACCACGTGCTGTGGACCTGTGAGACCTGTCACATCACGCCGCACACCGCGGGCGGGCAATACGACGAGGCACGCGTGCTGATCCGCCATTTCATCGAGAATCTCCGCCGCTTCGAGAAGGGCGAGAAGCTTGTGAACCGGATCATGTAA
- a CDS encoding ABC transporter ATP-binding protein — MLDVENLHVSYGAIKALHGVSLKVPQGSIVTLIGANGAGKSTTLRALSGLVKVASGKIRYEGQEIANLPAHKIVSRSLCHVPEGRMVFANLTVKENLAMGAYLQRDKAWIAKQTEYVFHLFPRLKERENQPAGTMSGGEQQMLAIGRALLSNPKFLMLDEPSLGIAPLLVKSIFERIVEINREQGLTILLVEQNANLALDVSSYGYVLETGKILLEGPSAELKADPKVQEAYLGA, encoded by the coding sequence ATGCTTGATGTAGAAAATCTCCACGTCTCCTATGGGGCGATTAAGGCATTGCACGGCGTCTCATTGAAGGTGCCTCAGGGAAGTATTGTGACGTTGATTGGCGCGAACGGCGCTGGCAAGTCCACCACTCTGCGGGCGCTGTCCGGACTGGTGAAAGTTGCTTCCGGGAAGATCCGCTACGAGGGTCAAGAAATTGCGAACCTTCCCGCTCACAAGATCGTCTCGCGCAGCCTCTGCCACGTGCCGGAGGGCCGCATGGTCTTCGCGAATCTCACGGTGAAAGAGAACCTCGCGATGGGGGCCTACCTCCAGCGCGACAAGGCGTGGATCGCAAAGCAGACCGAGTACGTCTTCCACCTCTTCCCCCGCCTGAAGGAGCGCGAGAACCAGCCCGCGGGCACGATGTCCGGCGGCGAGCAGCAGATGCTGGCCATCGGCCGTGCGCTGCTGAGCAATCCGAAGTTCCTGATGCTCGACGAGCCATCGCTCGGCATCGCGCCGCTGCTTGTGAAGTCGATCTTCGAGCGGATCGTGGAGATCAACCGCGAGCAGGGGCTCACCATCCTGCTCGTCGAGCAGAATGCGAATCTGGCGCTGGATGTTTCCAGCTACGGCTATGTGCTTGAGACCGGGAAGATCCTGCTGGAAGGTCCGTCTGCCGAGCTGAAGGCCGACCCCAAGGTTCAAGAGGCCTATCTCGGTGCCTGA